The genome window GGGGGGTGCGAGCGGGGGCCGCTCCCTCCATCCTGCTTCGCCGCGGTCGCAAGGCCGCGGGCGATCACTTCTCGTCGATGACCCAGACCTTGATCTCGGGATGCACCTGCGAGTGCAGGCGCACCGGCACGCTGGTCACGCCGAGGGCCTTGATGGGCTCCTCCAGCTCGATCGCGCGGCGGTCGACGGTGATGCCCTGCTCGGCCAGCTTCTCGGCGATGTCGCCCGAGGTGATGGAGCCGAACAGCTTGCCTTCCTGGCCCGCGCGGGCGTGGAAGGTGAGCGAGATGCCCTCCAGCGCCTTGGCACGCTCGCGCGCCTCGCCCAGCGTGGCGGCCTCGCGCTTGGTGACCTGCGCGCGCTCGCTCTCGATCTTGCGGATGTTTCCCTGCGTGGCCTCGTAGGCGAGGCCCTGCGGGATGAGGAAGTTGCGGCCGTACCCGGGCTTCACGTCGACGATCTCGCCCGCGTTGCCGAGGTTCTCGATTCGGTCCCTGAGGATCACCTGCATCGTGGTATCTCCTTTACCCTTCGAAGCCCGCGATGTACGGCAGGAGCGCCAGGAAGCGCGCGCGCTTGATGGCGGTCCCGGCCTGGCGCTGGTGGCGGGCGCACATCCCGCTGATGCGCCGGGGCAGGATCTTGCCGCGCTCGGTGATGAAGCGCGTGAGGGTGCGCTCGTCCTTGTAGTCGATGGTCCGCGAGCCGGACTCGCAGACGGGGCAGGTCTTACGGTTTGGGCGCATGGTCTAGTCCTCGTCCGAATCTTCGTCCTCGTCGCGGGCCGGCGTGGCCTGGACGGGAGTCGTCTTGAGGTCGCCCTCGTTCACCACCACGAGGTAGCGGAGCAGCTCCTCGTCCAGCTTCAGCAGGCGCTCGAACTCGGGGAGCGCCTCGGCGGGGGCGGCGAACTGCGCCACCACGTAGTAGCCGGTGGTCTGGTCCTCGACCGAGTAGGCGAGCTGGCGCTTGCCCCAGTGGTCGACCGCGGTGATCTCGCCGCCATTGGTGCCGGTCAGGAGCGCATGGTAGCGCTCGACCTTCTCGTTGATCCGCTCGTCCTCGACGGCCGGCGAGAAGATGTACACGATCTCGTAGTCCCGCAAAGTCACCTTGCCTTTGGACATGAGGCCCCGTGCCGGTGCGCGCGGAGCAGGGTATGGAACAAAAGAGCCGCCCTCCAGGCTGGAAGGCAGCTCACAAGTATAGCACCCCGCCCCCGCCCCCGCAACCGCGGGAACCCGGCGGACTCGGACGGCAGCCTACTTCTTCGGCTGCGGCACCTTCATCCCAGTCTTCACGTCGAAGTTGCTCGGCGGAATCGGCTTGGGAACGATGTGCGCGGAAACTTGCGGTGCGGAAACTTGCGGCATCGGGCTTCCCTCCAAGTTGATGATGCGAACCTCCTGAGGCCTTGCAGGAGCCGTGCTCACCTGAATTGCGACCGGGATCGAGGCAATCGCCGCCGCGACGAGACTGAAGATCAGCGCCCTCGTCGCTTTGTAGAGATACTCGCCGCG of Longimicrobiaceae bacterium contains these proteins:
- the rplI gene encoding 50S ribosomal protein L9, with product MQVILRDRIENLGNAGEIVDVKPGYGRNFLIPQGLAYEATQGNIRKIESERAQVTKREAATLGEARERAKALEGISLTFHARAGQEGKLFGSITSGDIAEKLAEQGITVDRRAIELEEPIKALGVTSVPVRLHSQVHPEIKVWVIDEK
- the rpsR gene encoding 30S ribosomal protein S18; this translates as MRPNRKTCPVCESGSRTIDYKDERTLTRFITERGKILPRRISGMCARHQRQAGTAIKRARFLALLPYIAGFEG
- the rpsF gene encoding 30S ribosomal protein S6, whose product is MSKGKVTLRDYEIVYIFSPAVEDERINEKVERYHALLTGTNGGEITAVDHWGKRQLAYSVEDQTTGYYVVAQFAAPAEALPEFERLLKLDEELLRYLVVVNEGDLKTTPVQATPARDEDEDSDED